The Macaca fascicularis isolate 582-1 chromosome 14, T2T-MFA8v1.1 genome contains the following window.
TTTACAAGACTTGATGTCTGATGGGCTATAGGGGACGTGAGAGAGGGAAAAATCAAGGATGACACCCAggtttccattctttttttttttttttttttgagatggagtctcgctctgtgcccaggctagagtgcagtggccggatctcagctcactgcaagctccgcctcctgggttcacgccattctcctgcctcagcctcccgagtagctgggactacaggcacccgccacctcgcccagctcattttttttgtgtttttagtagagatggggtttcaccgtgttagccagcatggtctcgatctcctgacctcgtgatccgcccatctcggcctcccaaaatgctgggattacaggcttgagccaccgcgcccggcccaggtttCCATTCTTTAAACTAGAAACACAGAGGAGAAGTGGagtagacttaaaaaaaaaaaaatgaagccccTCTTTTATTGCCCATCTTCTTCCACCATTCTTACATGACTGCAGAGTGTCCTGCTCCAACGCAGCCCTGTgaaactttactttttttgtttcagCCTCATTGAAGTATAATTGGTATACAAAAAACtgcatataattaatatatacaatttggtGATTTTGGAACTAAGTATACACTCATGTTACTATTACCACAATCAAGGGAATAAACATGTTCGTCACTTCCAAGTTTCTGTgtatccctttattttcattttatttttatttttatttatatatttatttatttattttgagacagggtctcactctgttgcccaggctggagtgcagtggcacgatctcatctcacttcaacctctgcctcctgagaatcaagcgattctcccacctcagcttgccgagtagctggtactacaggtgcccacaaccacgcccagctgatttttgtgtttagttgagaagggatttcgccatattgaccaggccaggctggtctcgaactcctgacctcaggtgatccatccgcctaggcctttcaaagtgctgggattacaggcgtgagccaccgcacccagccttgtgttttttgttttgttttgttttttgagacagttttgctctcgttgcccgggctggagtgcaatggcgcgatctcggctcactgcaaactttgcctcccgggttcaagcgattctcctgtctcagtctcccaagtagttgcaATTACGGGCgcgcgccatcacgcctggctaattttacatttttagtagaaatggggtttctccatgttggtcaggctggtattgaacgcccaacctcaggtgatccacccacctcagcctcccaaagtgctgggattacaggcatgagccaccgcgcctggcctgtttttagttttatttacttttgttttggttttggctttCATGTATCAAGAACATTTAATGTGAGATGTACCCTCTTCACACATGTTTAAGTTCACAATGCCTTATTGTTACTGTAGGCACAATGTTATACCAGAGGAGACTTGAAAAGCTCATTTTGCTCATTATTGTAGTCCCATTAcaaagcagatgctcaataaaaatgtattgaattaaTGATCAGGTTTGGAGGGGAAATGGTGAGTTCACTTTGGGAAATGTGAACTCCCCGAAGCAGATGTCCAAGAGGTAGCAGAACGGACAATCAAGGAGACATGAGAGTCACAGGCAATTGAAATCAGGGAAGAGATGAGATCCCCAgagcaaggaaaagagaaggcTGAAAGGCAGAGGGCGAGCTGCTTGATGGTTGAAGCCAGAGGTCAGGTGGAGCCGCACTCCTCCTTGGCTTTCTAGAGTCTCTTTGCATCTGGTCCTTGGGTTCCATGAGATACCATGGTATCCTTGTGATAAAATCCTCTTTAGGCTTAATCTAGCTCAGGGTGGCTCCTGTTAATTTGCCATGGCAAGTCTCACGTGATAAACCATCCCCATTATTCACCCAGTCATCCGTGATGGTCCCCTGGGTGTCCATTCAGTCAATCATTTGTCAAACATTCACATAGTTGCCAACTAACGCTGGGTGAGATAGGGGTCCATCCTAGATTCTTCTTCCCTTCAACATCCGCACTCCCTGCCCTGGCTCAGGCTTGCCCGTGCCTCCTCACTGATCTCCCCCTCCACAGTCAGCCCCACTAACCTGCCTGCCCAGGGAGGGCGATGTTTCTAAACTGGTCATGTTCCTTATGTGCTTAAAAGCCCTCTGTGCCAAAACTGACTGGAAGAAATATCTCAAAGTATAGAGGAAAAATGCAGAGACGAAAATTATGAGGGAACAGATAAGAAcacatctcgaaaaaaaaaagcaaacaaacagacaaacaaacaaaacatcccTCCATACCCTCAAAACAGAGGCCAACATCCTTATCCTGGCCCTCTACGCCCTCTGCAGCTCGCACCTGCCACTCCTGCTTGGCTTCTGTAGTGCAGAACAAAGTCACAGGTGGGACTCCATGGTTACCCTCCCTGTGGTTCTGCACACATTGTCCCCTCTCCTTGGGACACCCTTCTTCTGGCTACCCACTCTTCAGGGCTTAACCTGGGgggtcacctcctccaggaagccctctgaCTCCTCTGGGCTCCCATATCACCCTGTGCTGTCCTCTGTCACTGTCCTTATCACACTGTGCTGCCCTTATATGTGCCTGGCTCCTCTCCTGGCCGGTgaattccttgagggcagggagcaTGTATGCCAAGACCAGGCACTGGGTAGGCCTCAGCATGTTTGCTGAGAGTCTGAGGAACTTTCTCAGCTCAGCTAACAGCGGAGACCACTGCAGAGCAGGTGGGTGGCTGGCCTTGGTGACCAGTGTCAGGGGAGATGTAGTGGGAGCCGGAGGGATGGGGTGGGCATGGGCCAAATTGCTGGGGATGCTGAGTAACTCCTTTTCTAGCCCAAGGGAGTTGCCGTTCTGTCCTCCCTCTCATCCTGCTTGGGGCCATTCTTTCATCAGTTCCTCATCCAGGCCCTTGCTGAACATACCCTCCTGGGAATGTGAACCCAAATCTCCCCACAGGAATCTCAAACTTCCCATGGACCCCAACCTTCCTAAGTATCCCAAACTTCATCAAAGTTTCCTGGAAACTTGTTCTCATGACTCCTAAAATTCCACCATTCATCTCCCAAACTTCACCTCAAAACCACTTTTCCTGCCCAACGCCCAGGAAGAGAGTGGTGCGCTCCTTACCCAGGCCTTGTCCTGCGTGGGGAAGCTGCTGCTGGTCTCCACCACGGCCACCAGGAGAGGGGAGGACAAGTTTCTTTTTGATATTGTCAATCCCCACCCCTTGCACCTCCCCCACACAGCTGCTCAGAAACACGACACTCCCCCATCTATTTCTGGATGTCTCCTCAGGGCTCAGGAACACCAGCCTCTGCTCAGTCTGACCTGCCCAGTGTTCGTcctacaaaaaaagagaatcccTGAAGCCAGATAGGAGGTGGACTGAAGCACTAGGGATCCAGGTTGGGACAACTGCCTCCTCACTGGCCATGGTCCTGTACTCTGGTCAgtcaaggaggaggaagagaggaggaagctTCAGCACCTCAGCTTCAGAGAGCATCTCCTTAGATTTTGTACCTTTCACGTGAACACTGAGACTTAGCAAGGTGCCAGGAGAGATTCAAACTAAGGAGGCTGGATTCTGGGTCCCAGTTCCAGCTCTGACTCGCCAGGTGATCTTGGAGGACTTCTTTCTGCTACACTTAGGATCCCTGCCAATgactagattttttttgttgttgtttttttgttttttgttttttattttttgagatggagtcttgctctgtcgccaggctggagtgcagtggccagatctcggctcactgcaacctctgccttccgggttcaagcaattctcctgcctcagcctcccgagtagctgggactacaggcgcccgccaccacgtccggctagttttttgtattttttagtagagatggggtttcaccgtgttagtcaggatggtctcgatctcctgacctcgtgatccgcccgtctcggaatttttgtatttttaatagagatggggtttcaccatgttggccaggatggtctcaatctcttgacctcgggatctgcccacctcagcctcccaaagttctgggattacaggtgtgagccaccgtgcctggcccccaatGGCTAGATTTGAGTCCATCTCTTGGGGCCTTATTTTGGGTTCCAGGTCCTGGGATGGGAGAAGCAATCCCCCAAAGCCAGAGAGTGGAGAGGGACAAAGCAGTGATCCCAGCAGATCTGGTCTCAGGGGCTGTCCCAGCAGGCCAAGCTGTCCCCAGGTGGTATCTTCTCTTCAAGCAACTGCAAACACTCAGCTTCCTCCAGAGAGCGGGGCAGGCAGGATATGTAGGcaacttctctttctttctctttctctctctctctctctctttctcattttgcCTTTAGCCCAGgcaacttctttctctttctttttctctctctctgtctttctttctggcatttcgcccaggctggagtgcagtggctccatctcagctcattgccatctccaccttctggttttaagcaattctcctgactcagccttctgagtagctgggattataggtacccgccaccatgcccggctaatttttgtatttttagtagagacggggtttcaacatgttggccaggctggtctcgaactcctaacctcgtgatcctcccgcctcagcctcccaaagtgctaggattacaggagtgagcaaccgcgccctgccctggagctgttTTTCTAACAAGCACTCAGAagcacctccctccccaccctcctccaAGACTGGACCCACGGTATGTCTTCCCGTTTGGTCTACAGAAAGGATTCTGGGAGACAGCAGGACTCTAGGTGGAGGAAACTTTTTATTTGACAGTCTGAGGGGATGAGGGGACAGGGATGGGGGAAATTAATGAGCCAGACCAGGCTGGAGTCCTTTGGGTAGCTCTAATCTTTCGTGCCTACCTCAGCTCCAGCAGGCAGCATTTCCAAATCCTAGCTTTCGCAACCCTCAGAAATCCTAGCTTTCAGCGACCCTCCGGCCGCTGGGGGAAGGAAGGGTGACATCCCCCCTCCTCCTGGCTCAGGCCGCTGGGAAGCTCTTCCCTGAGCTACGAATTCCTCCGCTGGCCCCTTTCCCCATGGCCTCTGACGCGGCATCCAAAACTCAGAGCCAGGTTATTTATAGATAAGCCCAGAGGAGGTGGGGGAAAGGCCAGTGTTTACAAACATGGGTCACCTGAGTCTGAGCGGCACCGAAAGCGGTCTGGGGGAGGGGCGAGCCTGGATCCTGTGGATTTGCGACCAAGGGCTCTGTCTCTGGCCCAACCCCACTGAAGGGGTATGGGGAGAGGGCCCAGAGAAGGGAGGGAGTGGGCGCTGCTCAGATGCTGGAGCACGTGGCCCAAGGTGTGGGCCAAATGCAAACTCTGCAATTCAGAGTGCTCCAGGGGCGACCTTTTGGCTGGCGGGACCTCCGCGGGGCCCCCTGGCCTGGTCGTCTGGGGGCCAGGGGCCGACCGGGTCAGGGACCGCCTGAGGGAGAGACCAAGTCTCACAAGTTCCTTCCCCCTCACAGCCAAAGAGGGTCCCGCAGAAAGACCCCGCAGTCCTGGAGAAGGGGAGTTGCCCCTCAGCCCCTGCCCCGCCGCGGCCGCTCCCGGCCCCGCGTGCGGCGCTGGGAAAGGGGTGTCGGGTTACCAGCGCGGGGGCTCTAGTTACCCTCGGGAACCTTGCTTTCAGCCGGACTCCGGGGACAGCGCAGCGCCCGCCCGAGCCCTCGGCGCTACCTCCTGCTCGCGGCCTCCGCAACCTTCAGGTGGGTCTTCTGCCCCCGGCCCTCTCCTCTCTGGCGGAGCCAAACTGCGGCCCCGCCTTTACCGTCTCAGAAAAGTCCCCGGACTGGAGACTCTGAGGAAGGGGCGTCGGGAGTCTGGAGCGGAGACTTGGAGCGGGGGGCGGACAATAAACTCCAGGCCCCGCCCACGCCCCCGGCCCCGCCCACGCCCCGCCAGGGCCCTAATCCTGGACCCCGGATCCCGCGCGCCTGGAGACAGGGTCCAGATCTCCCTCGAGCCCCTCGAAACCAGGACTCCAGCGCCACTGGTCCCGCCCTCACCCGGACTCCTGGCCCTCACGTCTCCTCCAGGGATGGCACTGGCGTCACTGATGATGGCCCtcggctgccttggcctccacaCCTGGCAGGTAACTCCAGGAACCATCTCCAGTCCCTAAGTGGGACATTGGGGGGCAGACCCTGAGGAAGTGGACTGGGGGCTGACTCCTCACAGCCCTCTCCCAGGGACTCTTCCCTAGGATTCCACTCTTAACTCTCTTCCTCTCAGGAACCTCCATCCCTGCAGGGAGCCCCAGGTTCCCATTCTGTCTCCTAGAACCCCCACCTCCATTCCTCTCTGGATGCCTCCAACATTCTCCTCCCCACCTCTCATCTCCCAGCGCAGGCACAGTCCCGCAAAGCCTCCTTGGGTTACCTGTGTGCTGCAGTCCTGGCAGCCTCTCCCAGCCAAGGCTTGTCCTCCCCACCACCCCTACCCCAAATGTGGGTACAGAGCAGGGGAGGACGCAGGCGTCTCAGAGCTGACAGTGATTTGGTGTGGTGGCTGAGCACCTACCTGCAAGGGCTTCCTGCTGGATGAGAGGGAAAGAGAGCCTGAGGAGACTGGGGCTGGGGGTCAGGTAGCTGGACACTTGCTGTGTgtagtatttgcacataacctgCCTGCTAGATCTTACAGCCAGAAAAGTGCTTGGTAGTCATCTAGTCCCACCTCCCACCGACCGCAGGAACCTTTCTAATGACAGGATGATCCCTTTTAGGTTGTACAGAAGTAATGCTCTTTATGCTGTCTTCATAATAACTGTGAGGTTGGAAGTATCCTCAAGTCCAGAAAAGTTATGACACTTGCCCAAGATCTCACAGCTAATACGTGGTAAAGTCAagatttcaggctgggtgcggtggcttatgcctgtaatcccagcactttgggaggctgaggctggtggatcacttgaggtcaggagttcgagaccagcctgacctacatggtgaaaccctgtctctactaaaaatacgaaaaattagctgggtgtggtattgcacacttgtaatcccagctactcaggaggctgagacaggagaattgcttgaacccaggaggcagggttgcagtgagccaagatcgtgccattgtactccagcctaggcaacagagtgagacttcgtctcaaaaaaacaaaaacaaaagaacaaattagccaaccatggtggcatgcacaggtaatcccagttacttgggaggctgaggtgggagaatcactccaacctgggaggcggagcttgcagtgagcagagatctcaccactgaactccagcctgggcaacagagcaagactctgtctcaaaaaaaaaaaagatttcagccCATGTCTGTCTGACTCCAGTGCCTGTGCTATTTAAGCCTCTTATTGGGTCCTTGCCAAATTGCATATACCTGATATTTGGGGATAGAAATGAGATTCTGTGTTTCTGGATGGGTTTGCCCCCAGGACCCGTGTCCAGTGCTCTGAACTTACGCTCTTTTCGGTGTGgcatctctcttccttcctccacaGGCCCAGGCTGTTCCCATCCTGCCCCTGGGACTGGCTCCAGACACCTTTGACGATGCCTATGTGGGTTGTGCagaggagatggaggagaaggCAGCCCCCCTGCTAAAGGCGGAAATGGCCCACCATGCCCTGCTTCGGGAATCCTGGGAGGCAGCCCAGGAGGCCTGGGAGGACAGGCATCGAGGGCTCACCTTACCCCCTGGCTTCAAAGCCCAGAATGGAATAGCCATTATGGTCTACACCAACTCATCTAACACCTTGTACTGGAAGTTGAATCAGGCCGTGCGGACAGGCGGAGGCTCCCGGGAGCTCTACATGAGGCACTTTCCCTTCAAGGCCCTGCATTTCTACCTGATCCGGGCCCTGCAGCTGCTTCGAGGCGGTGGGGGCTGCAGCACAGGGCCTGGGGAGGTGGTGTTCCGAGGTGTGGGCAGCCTTCGCTTTGAACCCAAAAGGCTGGGGGACTCTGTCCGCTTAGGCCAGTTTGCCTCCAGCTCCCTGGATAAGGCAGTGGCCTGCAGATTTGGTAATGCCACCCTCTTTTCTCTAACGACTTGCTTTGGGGCCCCTATCCAGGCCTTCTCTGTCTTTCCCAAGGAGCGCGAGGTGCTGATTCCCCCCCATGAAGTCTTCTTGGTCACCAGATTCTCTCAGGATGGAGCCCAGAGCCTGGTGACTCTCTGGAGCTATAATCAGACCTGCAGCCACTTTAACTGCGCCTATCTGGGTGGTGAGCTGTGCATGGAGGAAGCAGGACTGGCAGTGtgggtgaaataagccagaatgTTCCTACACAATAATCCCCAGGGCCTTCGGGAGACCCACTTGGTTAAAGGGGAATTGAGGGCTGGAAGTCAGCTGGAGTTAATGTCATCTGTGACTCGGGTTTTTTTGGGTCCTATAAGTGTTTTCCAGATTTGTGAACATTCTCAGATGATTCTATATGTCCTCAAAAGGGTCCATCTGCTACACAGTCTAATAGACCAAAAGAACCTGGTTAAGGAGATTAGCAAGCAGCAGAAAGAGCCAGGGGGACTGCTTCAGGTCTCAGGGGGCCCTGGGCTTGATGAGGCTGATAGGGCATGTATGTGCCACTCCCAAGTGCTAAGGCAGGGACAGATGGAAGAGTGACTGGGTCTTGGGTGGGAAGAGGGATGGAAACGCAATCTGGAAAACTTCCTGGAGGACCGAGGAGGAAGGGAAGTCAGAAGTTTCCCTTTAGGTGAAGGGAAAATAGATTGAGAGGGGAAAATGGCCCTGCCAAGGCCTGATGGGCCGGGCAGTTTGGGTGTGAGTCTGTCCACATGGAGGCCTCACTCTGCTGTCTGTTGCAGGGGAGAAGAGGCGGGGCTGTGTGTCTGCACCAGGTGAGTCGCTCTTCCATCCTCCCTCAGCTGCTTTGACTCCCCCTCACCCTGCTGaccccttccttttcttctccctccagcAGGGGTGCAGCCAGTCACAATCTGAGGGGGCCTCCTCTCTGCCCCCCTGGAAGACCCTGCTCTTGGCCCCTGGGGAGTTCCAGCTCTCAGGGATTGGGCCCTGAAACTCCAACATCTGCCACTTAGGAGCCCTGGGAACGGGTGACCTTCATATGAAGAAGAGGCGCCTCCAACAGCCTTGAGAAGCAAGAACGTGGTTCCAGACCCAGCCCTAGCAGCCTTCTCCCCATCCAGGatgtggggctggggaggccacGGCAGGGCTGAGGGAACTCTGCTATGTGGTGGGGACTTCCCGGGACAAGCAAGGGAAGTACTGAGGCAGCCACTTGATTGAACGGTGTTGCAGTGTGGAGACATGGAATTTTATTGAGGCAGCCACTTGATTAAAAGGTATTGCAGTGTGGAGACATGGAATTTTATGATTGGTTTATTCCATGAGACTAGACCATCTGCCCCACTCTGGCCTTGCTAGGCTGAGGGACTGACTGAGGGACTAAAAAAATAACTTcctggggccgggcgtggtggctcacacttgtaatcccagcactttgggaggccgaggcgggtggatcacgaggtcaggagattgagaccagtctggctaacacggtgaaaccctgtctctactaaaaatacaaaaaaattagctgggcgtggtggcgggcacctgtagtcccagctactccggaggctgaggcaggagaatggagtgaacccatgagacggagcttgcagtgagcggaaatctcgccactgcactccagcctgggtgacagagcaagactccgtctcaaaaataataataatagtaacttctTGGTCACTCCTAGACACAATCTCCTGTGCAGACCCGTGTCACACTCTAACTTGCAAATCCAGAAGCTAGAACAGCTAGGGGGTCCTCACGACAACCATGAAGGCAGGAAAGCAGGCAGGTGATTCCTCAGCCCCACTTGTGAGGTGAGGAGTGCAAAGACAAGGAAGGAGGCAACTGGTCAGAGGGTTCCCATTGAACCCCGACCTCTCATCTCCCcggcctcctgcctcctggtcCGGAACTATCCATGAAAGATCTGAGGAAACTCAAAGTAGGATCCTAAGCCCAAGACAGTTGGGACCACAGAGCAAGTCATTTCTCTCTGTCCTACTCCCACAAGGGTCCATTTCAGGGGAAAGAAAGGCGAGGACCTCAAAACATCAGGAGACAGAGATTCTCACACAGCCCGGAGGCCTCTCACATCCAGAACAGAAACTTTATTGAAGCAAGAAAAGCAGCGCAGGCTCCTCCCAAGGGGCCCCCCACCCTTACCCTCCTAGGCTACCACCCTCAGCAGCAGAAGAAGGGAGCCTTCCACTGTATCAGGACCTCCCTTCAGTCCCCAAATCCTCCCCCTGGGGCAGGTCCGCAGCCCCCTCTGCTTCCTGCTCCCTATGTACTAGCACATGAGCTGGGGAGCGCGGGCCGGAATCTCCAGAAGCCAGAGTCCTCGCCCCTTCACTGTCCGGAAGCCCGCTTCCTGATGATTCCTGGGTCCCCACAATCCCAGGCCCTGTCAGCTCTGGGGTCTCAGGGATGGGAGGCCCCAGGTTCTGGAAGCTGTTGTGCACTCAGGTGATGCAGTGACTGAGGATGCTGGCACTGTCAGGAGGCCGGGGTGTACCTCCCTCCGCCAGAGTTCACTGCACACAGGCTACCTCGCTTTGCAGTCGAGATACAGTCTTGGTCAGCTCTGtgagtctgttgcccaggtctGGAGGAGGTGGAGTACTGAGGGGCCTTTCAGAGGATGAGCCTGCCCTGTACCCCTTTTACCCTTTACAGAATCCCAGGGGTTGCCGTATCCAGAGTTCCTGAGGGAGAACTGGAAGAAGTGAGGAACGGGTGTGTGGGCTAGGGGTCAGGTGGGTGGGTGAAACTGGGACAGGTGAATCCGAtcgggtggggagggaggagctgaGGAGCTGGAAAGAAGGGAAGTCTGGGGGCCAGAGAAGGATGACAAGCCATGGGGAAAGCTGTTACTGGGTAGACGTTCATgcgtccccccccccccgccctcTCCCCAGTCTATGGCCAGCCAGCTCACCGCATCCTTCAGGGCCCAGTTC
Protein-coding sequences here:
- the ART5 gene encoding ecto-ADP-ribosyltransferase 5 isoform X19 encodes the protein MGRGPREGREWALLRCWSTWPKVWAKCKLCNSECSRGDLLAGGTSAGPPGLVVWGPGADRVRDRLRERPSLTSSFPLTAKEGPAERPRSPGEGELPLSPCPAAAAPGPACGAGKGVSGYQRGGSSYPREPCFQPDSGDSAAPARALGATSCSRPPQPSGMALASLMMALGCLGLHTWQAQAVPILPLGLAPDTFDDAYVGCAEEMEEKAAPLLKAEMAHHALLRESWEAAQEAWEDRHRGLTLPPGFKAQNGIAIMVYTNSSNTLYWKLNQAVRTGGGSRELYMRHFPFKALHFYLIRALQLLRGGGGCSTGPGEEREVLIPPHEVFLVTRFSQDGAQSLVTLWSYNQTCSHFNCAYLGGEKRRGCVSAPAGVQPVTI
- the ART5 gene encoding ecto-ADP-ribosyltransferase 5 isoform X20 — translated: MGRGPREGREWALLRCWSTWPKVWAKCKLCNSECSRGDLLAGGTSAGPPGLVVWGPGADRVRDRLRERPSLTSSFPLTAKEGPAERPRSPGEGELPLSPCPAAAAPGPACGAGKGVSGYQRGGSSYPREPCFQPDSGDSAAPARALGATSCSRPPQPSGMALASLMMALGCLGLHTWQAQAVPILPLGLAPDTFDDAYVGCAEEMEEKAAPLLKAEMAHHALLRESWEAAQEAWEDRHRGLTLPPGFKAQNGIAIMVYTNSSNTLYWKLNQAVRTGGGSRELYMRHFPFKALHFYLIRALQLLRGGGGCSTGPGEEREVLIPPHEVFLVTRFSQDGAQSLVTLWSYNQTCSHFNCAYLGGEKRRGCVSAPGVQPVTI
- the ART5 gene encoding ecto-ADP-ribosyltransferase 5 isoform X31, whose product is MLEHVAQAGLRGQRSARPSPRRYLLLAASATFRVQISLEPLETRTPAPLVPPSPGLLALTSPPGMALASLMMALGCLGLHTWQAQAVPILPLGLAPDTFDDAYVGCAEEMEEKAAPLLKAEMAHHALLRESWEAAQEAWEDRHRGLTLPPGFKAQNGIAIMVYTNSSNTLYWKLNQAVRTGGGSRELYMRHFPFKALHFYLIRALQLLRGGGGCSTGPGEVVFRGVGSLRFEPKRLGDSVRLGQFASSSLDKAVACRFGNATLFSLTTCFGAPIQAFSVFPKEREVLIPPHEVFLVTRFSQDGAQSLVTLWSYNQTCSHFNCAYLGGEKRRGCVSAPGVQPVTI
- the ART5 gene encoding ecto-ADP-ribosyltransferase 5 isoform X26, with translation MLEHVAQAGLRGQRSARPSPRRYLLLAASATFRALILDPGSRAPGDRVQISLEPLETRTPAPLVPPSPGLLALTSPPGMALASLMMALGCLGLHTWQAQAVPILPLGLAPDTFDDAYVGCAEEMEEKAAPLLKAEMAHHALLRESWEAAQEAWEDRHRGLTLPPGFKAQNGIAIMVYTNSSNTLYWKLNQAVRTGGGSRELYMRHFPFKALHFYLIRALQLLRGGGGCSTGPGEVVFRGVGSLRFEPKRLGDSVRLGQFASSSLDKAVACRFGNATLFSLTTCFGAPIQAFSVFPKEREVLIPPHEVFLVTRFSQDGAQSLVTLWSYNQTCSHFNCAYLGGEKRRGCVSAPAGVQPVTI
- the ART5 gene encoding ecto-ADP-ribosyltransferase 5 isoform X11, with translation MLEHVAQAGLRGQRSARPSPRRYLLLAASATFRALILDPGSRAPGDRVQISLEPLETRTPAPLVPPSPGLLALTSPPGMALASLMMALGCLGLHTWQAQAVPILPLGLAPDTFDDAYVGCAEEMEEKAAPLLKAEMAHHALLRESWEAAQEAWEDRHRGLTLPPGFKAQNGIAIMVYTNSSNTLYWKLNQAVRTGGGSRELYMRHFPFKALHFYLIRALQLLRGGGGCSTGPGEVVFRGVGSLRFEPKRLGDSVRLGQFASSSLDKAVACRFGNATLFSLTTCFGAPIQAFSVFPKEREVLIPPHEVFLVTRFSQDGAQSLVTLWSYNQTCSHFNCAYLGGELCMEEAGLAVGEEAGLCVCTSRGAASHNLRGPPLCPPGRPCSWPLGSSSSQGLGPETPTSAT
- the ART5 gene encoding ecto-ADP-ribosyltransferase 5 isoform X25, encoding MLEHVAQAGLRGQRSARPSPRRYLLLAASATFRALILDPGSRAPGDRVQISLEPLETRTPAPLVPPSPGLLALTSPPGMALASLMMALGCLGLHTWQAQAVPILPLGLAPDTFDDAYVGCAEEMEEKAAPLLKAEMAHHALLRESWEAAQEAWEDRHRGLTLPPGFKAQNGIAIMVYTNSSNTLYWKLNQAVRTGGGSRELYMRHFPFKALHFYLIRALQLLRGGGGCSTGPGEVVFRGVGSLRFEPKRLGDSVRLGQFASSSLDKAVACRFGNATLFSLTTCFGAPIQAFSVFPKEREVLIPPHEVFLVTRFSQDGAQSLVTLWSYNQTCSHFNCAYLGGELCMEEAGLAVGEEAGLCVCTRSPGNG
- the ART5 gene encoding ecto-ADP-ribosyltransferase 5 isoform X28; the protein is MLEHVAQAGLRGQRSARPSPRRYLLLAASATFRALILDPGSRAPGDRVQISLEPLETRTPAPLVPPSPGLLALTSPPGMALASLMMALGCLGLHTWQAQAVPILPLGLAPDTFDDAYVGCAEEMEEKAAPLLKAEMAHHALLRESWEAAQEAWEDRHRGLTLPPGFKAQNGIAIMVYTNSSNTLYWKLNQAVRTGGGSRELYMRHFPFKALHFYLIRALQLLRGGGGCSTGPGEVVFRGVGSLRFEPKRLGDSVRLGQFASSSLDKAVACRFGNATLFSLTTCFGAPIQAFSVFPKEREVLIPPHEVFLVTRFSQDGAQSLVTLWSYNQTCSHFNCAYLGGELCMEEAGLAVSPGNG
- the ART5 gene encoding ecto-ADP-ribosyltransferase 5 isoform X40, with protein sequence MLEHVAQAGLRGQRSARPSPRRYLLLAASATFRALILDPGSRAPGDRVQISLEPLETRTPAPLVPPSPGLLALTSPPGMALASLMMALGCLGLHTWQAQAVPILPLGLAPDTFDDAYVGCAEEMEEKAAPLLKAEMAHHALLRESWEAAQEAWEDRHRGLTLPPGFKAQNGIAIMVYTNSSNTLYWKLNQAVRTGGGSRELYMRHFPFKALHFYLIRALQLLRGGGGCSTGPGEVVFRGVGSLRFEPKRLGDSVRLGQFASSSLDKAVACRFGEKRRGCVSAPAGVQPVTI
- the ART5 gene encoding ecto-ADP-ribosyltransferase 5 isoform X41; the encoded protein is MLEHVAQAGLRGQRSARPSPRRYLLLAASATFRALILDPGSRAPGDRVQISLEPLETRTPAPLVPPSPGLLALTSPPGMALASLMMALGCLGLHTWQAQAVPILPLGLAPDTFDDAYVGCAEEMEEKAAPLLKAEMAHHALLRESWEAAQEAWEDRHRGLTLPPGFKAQNGIAIMVYTNSSNTLYWKLNQAVRTGGGSRELYMRHFPFKALHFYLIRALQLLRGGGGCSTGPGEVVFRGVGSLRFEPKRLGDSVRLGQFASSSLDKAVACRFGEKRRGCVSAPGVQPVTI
- the ART5 gene encoding ecto-ADP-ribosyltransferase 5 isoform X38; amino-acid sequence: MLEHVAQAGLRGQRSARPSPRRYLLLAASATFRALILDPGSRAPGDRVQISLEPLETRTPAPLVPPSPGLLALTSPPGMALASLMMALGCLGLHTWQAQAVPILPLGLAPDTFDDAYVGCAEEMEEKAAPLLKAEMAHHALLRESWEAAQEAWEDRHRGLTLPPGFKAQNGIAIMVYTNSSNTLYWKLNQAVRTGGGSRELYMRHFPFKALHFYLIRALQLLRGGGGCSTGPGEVVFRGVGSLRFEPKRLGDSVRLGQFASSSLDKAVACRFGEKRRGCVSAPGALGTGDLHMKKRRLQQP
- the ART5 gene encoding ecto-ADP-ribosyltransferase 5 isoform X27, with protein sequence MLEHVAQAGLRGQRSARPSPRRYLLLAASATFRALILDPGSRAPGDRVQISLEPLETRTPAPLVPPSPGLLALTSPPGMALASLMMALGCLGLHTWQAQAVPILPLGLAPDTFDDAYVGCAEEMEEKAAPLLKAEMAHHALLRESWEAAQEAWEDRHRGLTLPPGFKAQNGIAIMVYTNSSNTLYWKLNQAVRTGGGSRELYMRHFPFKALHFYLIRALQLLRGGGGCSTGPGEVVFRGVGSLRFEPKRLGDSVRLGQFASSSLDKAVACRFGNATLFSLTTCFGAPIQAFSVFPKEREVLIPPHEVFLVTRFSQDGAQSLVTLWSYNQTCSHFNCAYLGGEKRRGCVSAPGVQPVTI